The DNA region TCGAGGGCGATCGCGACGGCGGTGAAGGTTTGCTCATCATCCTTAACCGTAATCGTTTGGCCTTTCAAGTTGGCTTGCCGCTCCCAATCGGCGAATAACCGACGACGGTCCGTCCGCCATTGGGCATAGCGCTTTTCGCACGCCGGCAGGAAGTGCCGCAGAACGTCAGGGCGCGGAATCGCGGCATTCGCGAAGTCCGCCAGGGAAATCGCCAGCGATCGCAACTCGGCCGGTCGCTCGTCCGCCCGGGAATTGACGTTGATGCCGACTCCGACCACGACGAAAGGATTTTCAGCCAAACTGCTCTGGCAAAGAATGCCGCAAATTTTCCGGCCGGCCACCAGCACGTCGTTCGGCCATTTCAACCGTACCGCCGACCCGACGAATTGACGAATGGCGTCGGCCGCCGTCAGGCCGATCGCCAGACTGAGGCTCGGAATGATTTCGCGATCGACATCCGGACGAAGAAGAAAGGAAAACAGCAGATCGCGCCCCGGCAAACCGAACCAACGCCGTTCCCGGCGGCCGCGGCCGGCAGTCT from Myxococcales bacterium includes:
- a CDS encoding biotin--[acetyl-CoA-carboxylase] ligase, translated to MTPIEITPDSIHRLPNVEWLGKEWLSIVDETGSTNADLLQNGADLPHGALLIADHQTAGRGRRERRWFGLPGRDLLFSFLLRPDVDREIIPSLSLAIGLTAADAIRQFVGSAVRLKWPNDVLVAGRKICGILCQSSLAENPFVVVGVGINVNSRADERPAELRSLAISLADFANAAIPRPDVLRHFLPACEKRYAQWRTDRRRLFADWERQANLKGQTITVKDDEQTFTAVAIALDDFGNLIVETGGQRRLVTCGDVFLQGD